From the genome of Leguminivora glycinivorella isolate SPB_JAAS2020 chromosome 26, LegGlyc_1.1, whole genome shotgun sequence, one region includes:
- the LOC125239884 gene encoding uncharacterized protein LOC125239884 gives MERQGRPSCCRQEHEDTDEDKAVHALSARGRGRRRGARRGGRPAPAPAHAAPGHDNQPARGRWQRSSQVNRTGGHSCSRCGSTHRRFQCPAFGQLCDRCHGRNHYSRMCRVYEIRGESTDEDGETS, from the exons ATGGAACGCCAAGGTCGTCCGAGCTGTTGTAGACAAGAACATGAGGATACAGATGAGGATAAGGCGGTGCATGCGCTCAGCGCCAGagggcgcgggcggcgccgtGGAGCGCGGCGAGGCGGGCGCcccgcgccggcgccggcgcacgCGGCTCCCGGGCACGACAACCAGCCAGCGCGCGGCAGGTGGCAGCGGTCGTCACAGGTCAACAGGACTGGCGGCCATAGCTGTTCGAGATGTGGCTCCACACATAGAAGATTCCAGTGTCCGGCATTTGGTCAGCTGTGTGACAGGTGCCATGGACGAAATCACTACTCGAGAATGTGTCGCGTGTATGAAATAAGAGGGGAATCCACCGATGAG GATGGTGAGACCTCCTGA
- the LOC125239885 gene encoding 60S ribosomal protein L38-like, producing the protein MACVNKCCKSYSGRKENTQEVISFHRFPKKTGNTKFKVRCSRFLYSQDSTKKKAKKLKWSRPPDVYL; encoded by the exons atggcttgtgtgaACAAGTGTTGCAAATCATATTcaggaagaaaagaaaacacgcaagaggttatatcatttcatcg atttccgaagaagaccggaaacacgaagttcaaggtgcgatgctcgcggttcctttactcccaagactccaccaaaaagaaggccaagaagctgaaatggagcaggcccccagatgtctacctttga
- the LOC125239883 gene encoding gastrula zinc finger protein XlCGF57.1-like, which produces MCAHCDYSTMSKKCLAVHLKNQCSFKNLIKSDLHKQQAILSVDKKTHKTTHMKLNTRVEPYKCSYCDYKCGNRSHLRRHIMTHTGEKPFQCSDCAYKCIRRSQLQKHMRTHTGEKPYACSHCEYRCSQKSTLRTHVLTHTGDKPFHCSHCAYKCSTKSNLQSHQRTHTGEKPYACSHCEFRCSQKSKLRAHVMTHTGEKPFHCSHCAYKCSTKSNLQSHQRIHTGEKPYACSHCEYRCSQKSTLRAHVMTHTGDKPFQCSHCAYKCSIKSKLRSHQIIHTGEKPYACSHCEYRCSQKSSLTAHVMTHTGEKPFLCSHCAYKCSTKSTLQSHQKIHMGEKPYACSHCEYRCIRKSTLRTHIMTHTGDKPFQCSHCAYKCSIKSKLRSHQIIHTGEKPYACSHCEYRCSQKSTLKRHVMAHTGEKPFQCSHCARKFSTRSALQRHQRSHTHVVTVSTGAVLGQT; this is translated from the coding sequence ATGTGCGCTCATTGCGATTATTCAACAATGTCCAAGAAATGTTTAGCagttcatttaaaaaatcagtGCAGTTTCAAAAACCTGATTAAAAGTGATTTACACAAACAGCAAGCGATACTCTCCGTAGATAAAAAGACACACAAAACAACACACATGAAATTAAATACCAGAGTAGAGCCTTATAAGTGTAGTTATTGCGATTACAAGTGTGGTAATAGGTCACACCTAAGAAGACATATAATGACACATACCGGCGAAAAGCCTTTTCAATGTAGCGACTGTGCTTACAAGTGCATTCGAAGATCACAGTTACAAAAGCACATGAGAACACACACCGGAGAAAAGCCTTACGCATGTAGTCACTGTGAGTACCGGTGCAGTCAAAAGTCAACCCTAAGAACACATGTATTGACACATACTGGCGATAAGCCTTTTCACTGTAGTCACTGTGCTTATAAATGCAGTACCAAATCAAACTTACAAAGTCACCAAAGAACACACACCGGAGAAAAGCCTTACGCATGTAGCCACTGTGAGTTCCGGTGCAGTCAAAAGTCAAAACTAAGAGCACATGTAATGACGCATACTGGAGAGAAGCCTTTTCACTGTAGTCACTGTGCTTATAAATGCAGTACCAAATCAAACTTACAAAGTCACCAAAGAATACACACCGGAGAAAAGCCTTACGCATGTAGTCACTGTGAGTACCGGTGCAGTCAAAAGTCAACCCTAAGAGCACATGTAATGACGCATACTGGCGATAAGCCCTTTCAATGTAGTCACTGTGCTTATAAATGCAGTATCAAATCAAAGTTACGAAGTCACCAAATAATTCACACCGGAGAAAAGCCTTACGCATGTAGTCACTGTGAGTACCGGTGCAGTCAAAAGTCATCCCTAACCGCACATGTAATGACGCATACTGGAGAGAAGCCTTTTCTCTGTAGCCACTGTGCTTATAAATGCAGTACCAAATCAACCTTACAAAGTCACCAAAAAATACACATGGGAGAAAAGCCTTACGCGTGTAGTCACTGTGAGTACCGGTGCATTCGAAAGTCAACCCTAAGAACACATATAATGACACATACTGGCGATAAGCCCTTTCAATGTAGTCACTGTGCTTATAAATGCAGTATCAAATCAAAGTTACGAAGTCACCAAATAATTCACACCGGAGAAAAGCCTTACGCATGTAGTCACTGTGAGTACCGGTGCAGTCAAAAGTCAACCCTAAAAAGACATGTAATGGCACATACGGGCGAGAAGCCTTTTCAATGTAGTCACTGTGCTCGTAAATTCAGTACAAGATCGGCCTTACAAAGACACCAAAGAAGCCATACGCATGTAGTCACTGTGAGTACCGGTGCAGTCTTAGGTCAAACCTAA